A stretch of Nonomuraea africana DNA encodes these proteins:
- a CDS encoding amino acid permease codes for MTLDEDSRRLAELGYKQELSRTWSGFSNFAISFSIISILAGCFTTFGQAWNNGGPVAISWGWPLISAFILIIGFCMSELVSAFPTAGGIYWWAATMGKPIHGWFTGWLNLIGLIAVTASVDYGCATFLNITLSRLTGGAWEGTLTQAFVLFLIILVLHALINIFSHRLISLLQNISVWWHVAGAAIVVAILVFAPSEHQTLGFVFTETINNSGFSDSSFWFYVLPLGFLLTQYTITGFDACAHVSEETQGAATSAAKGLWRSIFYSAIGGWILLLAFLFAATNVDEINKQFGFVGAIFDTALPANLATAIFAISTIGQFFCGMSCVTSMSRMTYAFSRDGAVPGWRLWSRVDRNRTPVNAILAGCAVAGLITLPALYAPPGVGTPIAFYAVVSIAVIGLYLAFLIPIWLRLRMGDRFEPGPWTLGAKYKVLCWIAIIEIAVISVYFIMPLSPAGVPGSPDFTWTAVNYAPLAVGGVLIGIALWWTLSARKWFTGPRRTVDETVS; via the coding sequence ATGACTTTAGACGAGGATTCCAGGCGACTCGCCGAGCTCGGTTACAAGCAGGAGCTCTCGAGGACCTGGAGCGGCTTCTCCAACTTCGCCATCTCCTTCTCCATCATCTCGATCCTGGCCGGCTGCTTCACCACCTTCGGCCAGGCCTGGAACAACGGCGGGCCGGTCGCCATCTCGTGGGGCTGGCCGCTGATCTCCGCCTTCATCCTGATCATCGGCTTCTGCATGTCGGAGCTGGTCTCGGCCTTTCCCACGGCCGGCGGCATCTACTGGTGGGCCGCCACGATGGGCAAGCCGATCCACGGCTGGTTCACCGGCTGGCTGAACCTCATCGGGCTCATCGCCGTCACCGCCTCCGTCGACTACGGCTGTGCGACCTTCCTCAACATCACCCTCAGCCGCCTCACGGGCGGAGCATGGGAGGGCACGCTGACCCAGGCGTTCGTGCTCTTCCTGATCATCCTCGTGCTGCACGCGCTGATCAACATCTTCAGCCACCGGCTCATCTCGCTGCTGCAGAACATCTCGGTCTGGTGGCACGTCGCGGGCGCGGCGATCGTCGTCGCCATCCTGGTCTTCGCGCCGAGCGAGCACCAGACGCTCGGCTTCGTGTTCACCGAGACGATCAACAACTCGGGCTTCTCCGACTCGTCGTTCTGGTTCTACGTGCTCCCGCTGGGCTTCCTGCTCACGCAGTACACGATCACCGGCTTCGACGCCTGCGCGCACGTCTCGGAGGAGACGCAGGGCGCGGCGACGTCCGCGGCCAAGGGCCTGTGGCGCTCGATCTTCTACTCGGCCATCGGCGGCTGGATCCTGCTGCTGGCGTTCCTGTTCGCCGCCACGAACGTCGATGAGATCAACAAGCAGTTCGGCTTCGTCGGCGCGATCTTCGACACGGCACTTCCCGCGAACCTCGCCACCGCGATCTTCGCCATCTCCACGATCGGCCAGTTCTTCTGCGGGATGAGCTGCGTGACGTCGATGTCACGCATGACCTACGCCTTCTCCCGCGACGGCGCGGTGCCGGGCTGGCGGCTGTGGTCACGCGTCGACCGCAACAGGACCCCGGTCAACGCCATCCTGGCCGGGTGCGCGGTGGCGGGCCTGATCACGCTGCCGGCGCTCTACGCCCCTCCCGGCGTCGGGACGCCGATCGCGTTCTACGCCGTGGTGTCGATCGCGGTGATCGGCCTCTACCTGGCCTTCCTCATCCCGATCTGGCTGCGTCTGCGCATGGGCGACCGCTTCGAGCCCGGCCCGTGGACGCTGGGCGCGAAGTACAAGGTGCTGTGCTGGATCGCCATCATCGAGATCGCGGTCATCTCGGTGTACTTCATCATGCCGCTGTCTCCGGCGGGCGTGCCCGGCAGCCCCGACTTCACCTGGACGGCGGTGAACTACGCGCCGCTCGCGGTGGGCGGGGTGCTGATCGGCATCGCCCTGTGGTGGACGCTGTCGGCCAGGAAGTGGTTCACCGGCCCGCGCCGCACCGTCGACGAGACCGTCTCCTGA
- a CDS encoding choline/ethanolamine kinase family protein, translating to MPDVIELVSDWAGRPVSQTPIKGGLSHLIARVETGDGERWLLRVLDPAVCAAGLGIPLEQEIENTIRAAETGVGPKVIHHFPEVHALLIEYLDGVTLNAAQVPHHLGAIATACRTLHAGPRFVNDFSIFDKLRDFRRLCQRHGLATPPGYDDILPTVADIERAMPEIATVPCHNDLLAENFIAQGDVIRIIDYQLSGNNDPAFELGDIAAEADLDPDQTARLARAYFTTGEHDSRVRLFHIMSNVTWTLWFSVHHGLLDRQADFDYAAEAEGKFARAVRDLDGVGRLIDDVRRH from the coding sequence ATGCCAGACGTGATCGAGTTGGTCTCCGACTGGGCCGGGCGGCCGGTCAGCCAGACGCCCATCAAGGGCGGCCTCAGCCACCTGATCGCCAGAGTCGAGACCGGGGACGGCGAGCGATGGCTGCTGCGCGTCCTCGACCCCGCCGTGTGCGCCGCGGGGCTGGGCATCCCGCTGGAGCAGGAGATCGAGAACACGATCCGCGCCGCGGAGACCGGCGTCGGGCCGAAGGTGATCCACCACTTCCCCGAGGTGCACGCCCTGCTCATCGAGTACCTGGACGGTGTCACGCTCAACGCCGCGCAGGTGCCGCACCATCTGGGCGCGATCGCCACGGCTTGCCGCACGCTCCACGCAGGCCCCCGCTTCGTCAACGACTTCTCGATCTTCGACAAGCTCCGCGACTTCCGCCGCCTCTGCCAGAGGCACGGGCTGGCCACCCCGCCCGGCTATGACGACATCCTTCCCACGGTGGCCGACATCGAGCGGGCCATGCCCGAGATCGCGACCGTTCCCTGCCACAACGATCTGCTGGCCGAGAACTTCATCGCCCAGGGCGACGTGATCCGCATCATCGACTACCAGCTCTCCGGCAACAACGACCCCGCCTTCGAGCTCGGCGACATCGCCGCGGAGGCGGATCTGGACCCCGACCAGACCGCCCGCCTGGCCAGGGCCTACTTCACCACAGGCGAGCACGACTCGCGCGTGCGTCTCTTCCACATCATGTCGAACGTCACGTGGACACTCTGGTTCTCCGTCCACCACGGCCTGCTCGACCGGCAGGCCGACTTCGACTACGCGGCCGAGGCCGAGGGGAAGTTCGCGCGGGCCGTACGAGACCTGGACGGCGTCGGCCGGCTGATCGACGACGTCCGGAGGCACTGA
- a CDS encoding GcvT family protein yields the protein MGIPDSAQAIVIGGGVAGCSVAYHLARLGWRDVVLVERHELTEGTTWHSAGFVGQLRSTVTQTRMIMYSAGLYAELAELTGLDPGWHGVGGLRLATTPARVEELVRQAGAAETYGLEMSLLSGRQTNDLMPLLHDEDILASLWLPGDGWLDPASLARALAEGAAKLGVRVVTGVRVTGIDVVDGSVQGVRLAGATSEEEWTIRAETVVNCAGAAAGRVGALAGVDVPIVPIKHQYVVTHPADIPASTPTVRDPDNIVYFREQDGGILVGGYIRSPEVWEVADPLAESRLLFPPNLPKFRESWASARHRLPSIAKRTSDDFDESQVARIVHGPEAFTPDGEFLLGETAVRGFWVAAGFCVHGLAAAGGVGKVMAEWIVTGVPEYDLFGMDVRRFGDYAGSSRWARAKALDAYSKYYDIVYPGEERAAARPLRRSPAWPRHAELGAAFGEKAGWERVNWFDSGTLAEVRAGAGGRPLGWAGRVWSPAVREECLATRDAAGLFDQTSFAKLEVSGPKALATLQHLCAGQLDRKVGAVVYTQLLNHRGGIEADLTVTRLAEDRFRLVTGTAYGTHDAAWLRRHGLDVQDVTSAYACYCLWGPQAHAILERLSDDDLGFPYLQARQITVAHVPVLAQRVTFVGEYGWELYCPAEYGLTLWDALMEAGLPYGMRPGGYRAIDSMRLEKGYRVWGLDITPETTPYEAGLGFAVHEGKEFLGKDALTREPERTLRCLVLDDPRRVCLGGEPVRVDGAPASRVTSGGYGHRVDASIAYAYLRGRPENVTVGVDGTWVAARVVERTPYDPGHERVRSRPARSSR from the coding sequence ATGGGAATACCCGATTCGGCTCAGGCGATAGTGATCGGCGGGGGTGTGGCGGGCTGCAGTGTGGCCTACCACCTGGCCCGTCTCGGCTGGCGAGACGTCGTGCTCGTCGAGCGGCACGAACTCACCGAGGGCACCACCTGGCATTCGGCGGGATTCGTCGGCCAGCTCCGCTCCACCGTGACCCAGACCCGCATGATCATGTACTCGGCGGGCCTCTACGCCGAGCTCGCGGAGCTGACCGGCCTCGACCCGGGCTGGCACGGGGTGGGCGGGCTGCGCCTCGCCACCACCCCGGCCCGGGTGGAGGAGCTGGTACGGCAGGCGGGCGCGGCCGAGACGTACGGGCTGGAGATGTCGCTGCTGTCGGGGCGGCAGACCAACGACCTGATGCCGCTGCTGCACGACGAGGACATCCTGGCCTCGCTGTGGCTGCCCGGCGACGGCTGGCTGGACCCCGCGTCACTGGCCAGGGCGCTGGCGGAGGGCGCGGCGAAGCTCGGGGTGCGCGTCGTCACCGGCGTCAGGGTCACCGGGATCGACGTCGTCGACGGCTCCGTCCAGGGCGTCCGCCTCGCGGGGGCGACCTCGGAGGAGGAGTGGACGATCAGGGCCGAGACCGTGGTGAACTGCGCGGGCGCCGCGGCGGGCAGGGTGGGCGCGCTGGCGGGCGTGGACGTGCCGATCGTGCCCATCAAGCACCAGTACGTCGTGACCCATCCCGCCGACATCCCCGCGTCCACGCCGACCGTGCGCGACCCCGACAACATCGTCTACTTCCGCGAGCAGGACGGCGGGATCCTGGTCGGCGGGTACATCCGCAGCCCCGAGGTGTGGGAGGTGGCCGACCCGCTCGCCGAGTCCCGCCTGCTCTTCCCGCCCAACCTGCCGAAGTTCAGGGAGTCGTGGGCCTCCGCGCGGCATCGGCTGCCGAGCATCGCCAAGCGGACCTCGGACGACTTCGACGAGTCCCAGGTCGCGCGCATCGTGCACGGGCCCGAGGCGTTCACCCCCGACGGCGAGTTCCTGCTGGGCGAGACGGCGGTGCGCGGCTTCTGGGTGGCGGCCGGGTTCTGCGTGCACGGGCTCGCGGCGGCGGGCGGGGTCGGCAAGGTGATGGCCGAGTGGATCGTGACCGGCGTGCCCGAGTACGACCTGTTCGGCATGGACGTCCGGCGCTTCGGCGACTACGCGGGGTCGAGCCGGTGGGCCAGGGCGAAGGCGCTCGACGCCTACTCGAAGTACTACGACATCGTCTACCCGGGCGAGGAGCGCGCCGCCGCGCGGCCGCTGCGCCGCTCGCCCGCCTGGCCCAGGCACGCCGAACTGGGCGCCGCCTTCGGCGAGAAGGCCGGATGGGAACGGGTGAACTGGTTCGACTCCGGCACCCTGGCCGAGGTCCGGGCGGGTGCGGGTGGCAGGCCGCTGGGCTGGGCCGGACGGGTGTGGTCGCCTGCCGTACGGGAGGAGTGCCTGGCCACCCGTGACGCGGCCGGACTGTTCGACCAGACCTCGTTCGCCAAGCTGGAGGTCTCGGGACCGAAGGCGCTCGCGACCCTCCAGCACCTCTGCGCGGGTCAGCTCGACAGGAAGGTCGGCGCGGTCGTCTACACCCAGCTCCTCAACCACCGAGGCGGCATCGAGGCGGACCTCACCGTCACCCGCCTGGCCGAGGACAGGTTCCGCCTGGTCACCGGCACCGCCTACGGCACGCACGACGCCGCGTGGCTGCGCCGCCACGGTCTCGACGTCCAGGACGTCACCTCCGCGTACGCCTGCTACTGCCTGTGGGGTCCGCAGGCCCACGCGATCCTGGAGCGGCTGTCGGACGACGACCTCGGCTTCCCCTACCTCCAGGCCAGGCAGATCACCGTCGCCCACGTGCCGGTGCTGGCACAGCGGGTGACCTTCGTGGGGGAGTACGGCTGGGAGCTCTACTGCCCGGCCGAGTACGGCCTCACGCTGTGGGACGCGCTCATGGAGGCGGGCCTGCCGTACGGCATGCGGCCGGGCGGCTACCGGGCGATCGACTCGATGCGACTGGAGAAGGGCTATCGGGTCTGGGGGCTGGACATCACCCCGGAGACCACGCCGTACGAGGCGGGGCTGGGCTTCGCCGTCCACGAGGGGAAGGAGTTCCTCGGCAAGGACGCGCTGACGCGGGAGCCCGAACGGACGTTGCGCTGCCTGGTGCTCGACGACCCGCGGCGGGTGTGCCTGGGCGGCGAGCCGGTCAGGGTGGACGGCGCGCCGGCGAGCAGGGTGACCAGCGGCGGCTACGGCCACCGGGTGGACGCCTCGATCGCCTACGCCTACCTGCGCGGCCGGCCCGAGAACGTGACGGTCGGGGTGGACGGCACGTGGGTGGCGGCCAGGGTGGTGGAGCGCACGCCGTACGACCCTGGCCACGAGCGCGTCAGGTCACGTCCAGCACGATCTTCCCGCTGA
- a CDS encoding zinc-binding dehydrogenase yields MRALKEHRIVDVPEPEPGEVLVEVRHISANHGELRHPRIGGHDAAGIVLGGPGKGRRVVAFGPGAWAERAVFPASSVAEVPDGLDLAEAAALPMAGLTALRTLRAAGPVLGRRVLVTGASGGVGRLAVQLARLAGAHVIAQARRGAGLRELGADEVVSSLDGVAPVDVVLDLLGGPYLVRAWELLTPGGTVQSIGWASGEPAAFTSLFALGAARSIHSFGDVSEPGPDLAVLVDLAASGLLSPSVGWRGSWERVGEAADALFAGRVSGKIVLDVT; encoded by the coding sequence ATGCGTGCGCTGAAGGAGCATCGGATCGTGGACGTGCCCGAGCCGGAGCCCGGCGAGGTCCTGGTGGAGGTGCGCCACATCTCGGCCAACCACGGTGAGCTGCGGCACCCCCGGATCGGCGGGCACGACGCCGCCGGGATCGTGCTGGGGGGACCGGGGAAGGGCCGCAGAGTGGTGGCGTTCGGGCCAGGGGCCTGGGCCGAACGTGCGGTCTTCCCCGCGTCGTCCGTCGCCGAAGTTCCCGACGGCCTGGACCTCGCCGAGGCGGCGGCACTGCCCATGGCGGGGCTCACCGCGCTGCGCACGCTCAGAGCGGCGGGGCCGGTGCTCGGCAGGCGGGTGCTGGTCACCGGGGCGTCGGGCGGCGTCGGCAGGCTGGCCGTCCAGCTGGCCCGCCTGGCAGGCGCGCACGTGATCGCCCAGGCGCGCCGCGGCGCCGGCCTGCGCGAGCTGGGCGCCGACGAGGTGGTCTCCTCGCTGGACGGCGTCGCGCCCGTGGACGTGGTGCTCGACCTGCTGGGCGGCCCCTACCTGGTCAGAGCGTGGGAGCTGCTCACGCCCGGAGGCACCGTGCAGAGCATCGGCTGGGCCTCGGGGGAGCCGGCGGCGTTCACCTCGCTGTTCGCGCTCGGCGCCGCCAGGTCGATCCACTCCTTCGGCGACGTCAGCGAACCCGGGCCCGACCTGGCGGTGCTCGTCGATCTCGCGGCCAGCGGGCTGCTGTCGCCGTCCGTCGGGTGGCGCGGCTCGTGGGAGCGCGTCGGCGAGGCCGCCGACGCGCTCTTCGCCGGACGGGTCAGCGGGAAGATCGTGCTGGACGTGACCTGA
- a CDS encoding TetR/AcrR family transcriptional regulator, with product MRSDASRNREAILRATEELLAAGESVSLDRVAEAAGVGKGTVFRRFGSRTGLFQELLAERAERLAARIATEDPAVPAKERLLGFLDELAELAGRNIALFAAHERACAEDKYADPTYLRWHAHVSALIAEARPGRDADFLAHAILGSFDGELVRHLGVERLKGSVRELASDLTS from the coding sequence GTGCGATCCGACGCGAGCAGGAACCGTGAGGCGATCCTGAGGGCCACCGAGGAGCTGCTCGCCGCGGGCGAGAGCGTGTCGCTCGACCGGGTGGCGGAGGCGGCTGGGGTGGGCAAGGGCACCGTGTTCCGCAGGTTCGGCAGCCGCACGGGGCTGTTCCAGGAACTGCTCGCCGAGCGGGCCGAACGGCTGGCGGCCAGGATCGCGACCGAGGATCCCGCGGTCCCCGCGAAGGAGCGCCTGCTGGGCTTCCTCGACGAGCTGGCCGAGCTGGCGGGGCGCAACATCGCGCTGTTCGCCGCGCACGAGCGGGCCTGTGCGGAGGACAAGTACGCCGATCCCACCTACCTGCGCTGGCACGCCCACGTCAGCGCGCTGATCGCCGAGGCCAGGCCGGGCCGCGACGCGGACTTCCTGGCCCACGCCATCCTCGGCTCGTTCGACGGAGAGCTGGTCCGCCATCTGGGAGT